In one Prochlorococcus marinus XMU1404 genomic region, the following are encoded:
- a CDS encoding AAA family ATPase yields the protein MDSWCKNLELLIKSRTSLIWIRTKEEERLEKIINFSCKRLNIKRYVSWDCVNGIKGLVNEEGKYSNNPLGILNWLKEQNSEVPTILLVKDFHKFYDDPSINRTIKELSSCLRETNNNLIISSHLFPSSEELDELMSIVNLPLPDQNELKNLIKKIAINTNSNLNEQDLNELSIASSGLTEIKVKQVTAKALTQRGKISKEDIKDILEEKKQVIARSEILEFFEAKSSQDDIGGLNVLKVWLNQRYRAFSKEAREYGLPIPKGVLLVGAQGTGKSLTAKSISKSWSMPLLRLDVGRLFSSLVGSSEARTRETISRAESMSPCILWIDEIDKGFGGDARSDGGTSQRVLASLLTWMAEKESAVFVIATANAIEKLPAELLRKGRFDEIFFLDLPNSKERLSILDLHLKKRRPSYSFPLSTIVDRTDGYSGAELEQAVIEGMHISFSEDRELTEKDLIKAVSELVPLSRTAKEQIDLLKEWSSTGRARSAS from the coding sequence ATGGACTCTTGGTGTAAGAATTTAGAATTACTAATTAAATCAAGAACTTCATTAATTTGGATAAGAACTAAAGAAGAGGAAAGATTAGAAAAAATAATTAATTTCTCATGTAAAAGATTAAATATAAAAAGGTACGTTTCCTGGGATTGTGTTAATGGAATTAAAGGATTAGTAAACGAAGAAGGTAAATATTCAAACAATCCATTAGGAATACTTAACTGGCTAAAAGAACAAAATTCTGAAGTGCCTACAATATTGTTGGTTAAAGATTTTCACAAATTTTATGATGATCCGTCCATAAATAGAACTATTAAAGAACTATCTTCTTGTCTTAGGGAAACTAATAATAATTTAATTATTAGTTCACATCTATTTCCATCGTCAGAAGAACTTGATGAACTGATGTCAATAGTTAACTTACCTTTACCGGATCAAAATGAGTTAAAAAATCTTATAAAAAAAATTGCCATAAACACTAATTCAAATCTTAATGAACAAGACTTAAATGAACTTTCTATAGCTTCTAGTGGATTAACTGAAATAAAAGTAAAACAAGTTACTGCAAAGGCACTTACTCAAAGAGGGAAAATAAGTAAAGAAGATATCAAAGACATTCTTGAAGAGAAAAAACAAGTTATAGCTAGAAGTGAAATTTTAGAATTTTTTGAAGCCAAATCAAGTCAAGATGATATTGGAGGTTTAAATGTTTTAAAAGTTTGGCTTAATCAAAGATATAGGGCCTTTTCTAAAGAAGCTAGAGAATACGGGCTACCAATTCCAAAAGGAGTATTACTTGTCGGAGCTCAAGGAACGGGTAAATCACTTACTGCAAAATCAATTTCCAAAAGCTGGTCGATGCCTCTTCTTAGATTAGATGTTGGAAGACTGTTTTCTAGCCTTGTTGGTTCAAGTGAGGCAAGGACAAGAGAAACAATATCTAGAGCAGAATCCATGTCGCCTTGTATCCTTTGGATTGATGAAATTGATAAAGGCTTTGGTGGAGACGCCCGTAGTGATGGAGGGACCAGTCAAAGGGTACTGGCAAGTTTGTTAACATGGATGGCTGAAAAAGAATCCGCCGTATTTGTAATTGCCACAGCTAATGCTATAGAAAAACTTCCTGCTGAATTATTAAGAAAAGGTAGGTTTGATGAGATATTTTTTCTTGATTTACCAAATTCAAAAGAAAGGTTAAGCATTCTTGATTTACACTTAAAAAAAAGAAGACCAAGTTACAGTTTCCCTCTATCAACAATTGTTGACAGAACAGACGGATATTCAGGAGCAGAACTTGAACAAGCAGTAATTGAGGGGATGCATATTTCATTCTCTGAAGATAGAGAGCTCACAGAGAAAGATTTAATCAAGGCAGTTTCTGAACTAGTTCCCTTATCCAGAACGGCCAAAGAGCAAATTGATTTACTAAAAGAGTGGTCATCTACAGGTCGGGCCCGTTCAGCATCTTAA
- the serS gene encoding serine--tRNA ligase: MLDQKLIRENPTFVEESLSLRGKVYNISPLHELTVKKKEIDIEISSLQSESKKLSKLIGQEIGKSQSNNNTIELKNLKKKGNEYRIKISEFEEKQRILDKQINNEICNLPNFPSKDAPIGKDERNNVQVKTWGDPLATDNLKSHWEIGENLNLFDSVKSTKISKSRFITLIGNGAKLERALINFMLDIHTKNGYLELMPPALVNSESLTGSGQLPKFSNESFKCANDDLWLSPTAEVPLTAFHRHDIIDPKQLPIKYVAYSPCFRREAGSYGRDTKGLIRLHQFNKVELYWFCDPNKSLEAHKMITSDAESILKKLNLPYRLVDICTGDLGFSSSRTFDLEVWLPSSQSYREISSCSNCLDFQARRSSIRTKIDKKNTYLHTLNGSGLAIGRTMAAILENGQQTDGSVKIPEALVPYFGSNFLKTA, from the coding sequence GTGTTAGATCAAAAATTAATAAGAGAAAATCCAACATTTGTTGAAGAGAGTTTATCCCTAAGAGGAAAAGTTTATAATATATCTCCTTTACATGAATTAACTGTTAAAAAAAAAGAAATTGATATAGAAATATCGAGTTTACAATCTGAGAGTAAAAAACTAAGTAAATTAATCGGTCAAGAAATTGGCAAATCTCAAAGTAATAACAATACTATAGAACTGAAAAATCTGAAGAAAAAGGGAAACGAATACAGAATCAAAATTTCTGAATTTGAAGAAAAACAAAGAATTTTAGATAAACAAATTAATAACGAGATTTGCAATTTACCAAATTTCCCAAGCAAAGATGCACCTATCGGGAAAGATGAAAGAAATAATGTCCAAGTTAAAACTTGGGGTGACCCTTTAGCAACAGATAATCTTAAATCTCACTGGGAAATAGGCGAGAATCTTAATCTTTTTGACTCTGTTAAATCAACAAAAATATCAAAAAGTCGTTTTATTACACTTATTGGGAATGGCGCAAAATTAGAGAGGGCATTAATTAATTTTATGCTCGATATTCATACTAAAAACGGTTATTTAGAGTTAATGCCTCCAGCTTTAGTAAATTCAGAAAGTCTAACAGGGTCTGGACAATTACCTAAATTTTCAAATGAAAGTTTTAAGTGTGCTAATGACGATTTATGGCTTTCGCCCACAGCTGAGGTTCCACTAACTGCTTTTCATAGACATGATATTATTGATCCTAAGCAGTTACCTATTAAGTATGTTGCATATAGCCCGTGTTTTAGGAGAGAAGCTGGAAGTTATGGCAGGGATACTAAAGGATTAATAAGACTTCATCAATTTAATAAGGTAGAGCTTTATTGGTTTTGTGATCCAAATAAATCTCTAGAGGCTCATAAAATGATTACTTCTGACGCAGAAAGCATTTTAAAAAAGCTCAACCTTCCTTACAGATTAGTAGATATTTGTACTGGAGACTTAGGATTCTCTTCTAGCAGAACTTTTGATCTTGAAGTATGGCTACCAAGTAGTCAATCTTATCGAGAAATTTCAAGTTGCAGCAATTGTTTAGACTTTCAAGCGCGGAGATCATCAATTAGAACAAAAATTGATAAAAAAAATACTTATTTACATACCTTAAATGGCAGTGGTCTCGCTATTGGAAGGACAATGGCTGCAATTCTCGAGAATGGTCAACAAACTGATGGGAGCGTTAAGATCCCAGAGGCTCTAGTTCCATATTTTGGATCAAATTTTTTAAAAACTGCTTAA
- the rseP gene encoding RIP metalloprotease RseP: protein MNVLTSITVLGFLIFFHEMGHFLAAILQGIYVDGFSIGFGPAIIQKKYKHITYSLRAFPLGGFVSFPDEELNNIDSKDPNLLKNRPIIQRVIVISAGVFANLILAYTILILNVTTVGIPFDPEPGILVLATQPDKAASIAGLQPGDKILKIKTNTLGAGDQAVSTLVKEIQKSSNERISLEIERNGVFKNLTLVPKNVDGKGTIGAQLQPNIKKETKKTKNFYELFKYTNNEFSSLLVKTIQGYKGLVTNFSSTAQQLSGPVKIVEIGAQLSQQGGTGILLFAALISINLAVLNSLPLPLLDGGQLVFTLIEGLRGKPVPVKVQMVVTQSSFFLLVGLSVLLIIRDTSQLLIVQRLFNQ from the coding sequence ATGAATGTTTTAACTTCAATAACGGTTCTAGGATTTCTCATTTTTTTTCATGAGATGGGTCATTTTCTCGCCGCAATTTTACAAGGTATTTATGTTGATGGATTTTCAATTGGTTTTGGACCTGCCATAATTCAGAAAAAATATAAACATATCACTTATTCTTTGAGGGCCTTTCCTCTCGGTGGCTTCGTTTCCTTCCCTGACGAAGAGCTAAATAATATTGATTCAAAAGATCCTAATCTTTTGAAAAATAGGCCGATAATTCAGAGAGTAATTGTAATCTCCGCAGGAGTATTTGCTAACTTAATTCTTGCATACACTATACTTATTTTAAATGTAACCACAGTTGGTATTCCATTTGATCCAGAACCAGGTATTTTGGTCTTAGCTACACAGCCTGATAAGGCTGCTTCAATTGCAGGCTTACAACCCGGTGATAAAATTTTAAAAATTAAAACCAATACTTTAGGAGCTGGTGATCAAGCCGTTTCCACCCTAGTAAAAGAGATCCAAAAATCATCAAATGAAAGAATATCTTTAGAAATTGAGAGGAACGGAGTTTTTAAAAATTTAACATTAGTACCAAAAAATGTTGATGGGAAAGGGACAATAGGAGCTCAATTACAGCCAAATATAAAGAAAGAAACTAAAAAGACAAAAAATTTTTACGAACTTTTTAAATACACTAATAATGAATTCTCATCACTTTTGGTCAAAACTATTCAAGGTTATAAAGGATTAGTAACAAATTTTTCCTCAACAGCGCAACAATTAAGTGGTCCAGTAAAAATCGTTGAAATTGGCGCTCAATTATCACAACAAGGAGGTACAGGAATACTATTATTTGCGGCTTTAATTTCTATTAATTTAGCAGTTCTAAATTCATTGCCTTTGCCACTATTAGACGGAGGGCAACTTGTTTTTACTTTGATTGAAGGGTTAAGAGGAAAACCTGTTCCAGTTAAAGTACAAATGGTTGTTACTCAATCAAGCTTTTTTCTCTTGGTAGGACTAAGTGTGCTTCTAATTATTAGAGACACTAGTCAGTTATTAATCGTACAAAGATTATTTAACCAATAA
- the rpsN gene encoding 30S ribosomal protein S14: MAKKSMIAREVKRKKLVKKYAAKRKSLLDEFNAAKDPMERLEIHRKIQGLPRNSAPNRVRNRCWATGKPRGVYRDFGLCRNQLRQRAHNGELPGVVKSSW, from the coding sequence ATGGCAAAAAAGTCCATGATTGCGAGAGAAGTTAAGCGCAAAAAGCTCGTGAAAAAATATGCCGCAAAGAGAAAATCATTACTAGATGAATTTAATGCCGCAAAGGATCCCATGGAAAGGTTAGAAATCCATAGAAAGATTCAAGGGCTTCCAAGAAACTCTGCTCCAAATAGAGTTAGAAATAGATGTTGGGCAACTGGCAAACCAAGAGGGGTTTATAGAGATTTTGGCCTATGCAGGAATCAGTTGAGGCAAAGAGCTCACAACGGTGAACTTCCAGGTGTAGTTAAATCCAGTTGGTAG